The following are encoded together in the Stegostoma tigrinum isolate sSteTig4 chromosome 20, sSteTig4.hap1, whole genome shotgun sequence genome:
- the cutc gene encoding copper homeostasis protein cutC homolog isoform X2, producing MSIRILMEVCADSVESAISAERGGACRIELCSSLVEGGITPSIGLLQLVKQHVRIPVFAMIRPRGGDFLYSDSEIEVMKADIKMVKANGADGTVFGVLTEDGSVNTEVCMDLIAFDMVRDPTTSLECLISLGFERVLTSGCDSTALEGLPTIKRLVEQAKQRIIVVPGGGITERNVQRILEGSGVQEFHCSARSSRDSLMKFRNPLVSMGASLSVPEYSVKVTDMCKIKTMLAVAKDTV from the exons ATGTCAATACGCATTCTAATGGAGGTGTGTGCAGATTCAGTGGAATCTGCTATCAGTGCCGAAAGGGGAG GAGCATGTCGGATTGAACTGTGTTCCAGCTTAGTGGAAGGAGGCATCACTCCCAGTATTG GTCTGTTGCAGTTGGTTAAACAGCACGTGAGGATTCCGGTGTTTGCCATGATACGCCCACGAGGAGGGGACTTCCTGTACTCTGACAGTGAAATTGAGGTCATGAAAGCTGACATCAAGATGGTCAAAGCCAACGGAGCAGACGGAACAGTGTTTGGAGTTCTGACAGAGGATGGAAGTGTCAACACTGAAGTGTGCATGGATTTGATCG CGTTTGATATGGTGCGTGACCCCACGACCTCCCTGGAGTGCCTCATCTCTTTGGGCTTTGAGCGGGTTCTCACCAGTGGATGTGACAGCACGGCACTTGAGGGGCTGCCAACCATCAAGCGTCTGGTAGAACAA GCAAAACAAAGGATTATTGTCGTACCAG GGGGAGGGATAACAGAGAGAAATGTGCAGAGGATTCTGGAAGGTTCTGGAGTCCAGGAGTTTCACTGCTCTGCCCGGTCCTCTCGAGACTCTTTAATGAAATTTAG AAACCCCTTGGTTTCCATGGGAGCATCGCTCAGCGTGCCAGAGTACAGTGTGAAAGTAACAGATatgtgcaaaataaaaacaatgcttGCCGTTGCAAAGGACACTGTATAA
- the cutc gene encoding copper homeostasis protein cutC homolog isoform X1 has protein sequence MSIRILMEVCADSVESAISAERGGACRIELCSSLVEGGITPSIGLLQLVKQHVRIPVFAMIRPRGGDFLYSDSEIEVMKADIKMVKANGADGTVFGVLTEDGSVNTEVCMDLIAESRPLSVTFHRAFDMVRDPTTSLECLISLGFERVLTSGCDSTALEGLPTIKRLVEQAKQRIIVVPGGGITERNVQRILEGSGVQEFHCSARSSRDSLMKFRNPLVSMGASLSVPEYSVKVTDMCKIKTMLAVAKDTV, from the exons ATGTCAATACGCATTCTAATGGAGGTGTGTGCAGATTCAGTGGAATCTGCTATCAGTGCCGAAAGGGGAG GAGCATGTCGGATTGAACTGTGTTCCAGCTTAGTGGAAGGAGGCATCACTCCCAGTATTG GTCTGTTGCAGTTGGTTAAACAGCACGTGAGGATTCCGGTGTTTGCCATGATACGCCCACGAGGAGGGGACTTCCTGTACTCTGACAGTGAAATTGAGGTCATGAAAGCTGACATCAAGATGGTCAAAGCCAACGGAGCAGACGGAACAGTGTTTGGAGTTCTGACAGAGGATGGAAGTGTCAACACTGAAGTGTGCATGGATTTGATCG ctgAATCACGACCTCTGTCCGTGACTTTTCACAGAG CGTTTGATATGGTGCGTGACCCCACGACCTCCCTGGAGTGCCTCATCTCTTTGGGCTTTGAGCGGGTTCTCACCAGTGGATGTGACAGCACGGCACTTGAGGGGCTGCCAACCATCAAGCGTCTGGTAGAACAA GCAAAACAAAGGATTATTGTCGTACCAG GGGGAGGGATAACAGAGAGAAATGTGCAGAGGATTCTGGAAGGTTCTGGAGTCCAGGAGTTTCACTGCTCTGCCCGGTCCTCTCGAGACTCTTTAATGAAATTTAG AAACCCCTTGGTTTCCATGGGAGCATCGCTCAGCGTGCCAGAGTACAGTGTGAAAGTAACAGATatgtgcaaaataaaaacaatgcttGCCGTTGCAAAGGACACTGTATAA